From the genome of Palaemon carinicauda isolate YSFRI2023 chromosome 6, ASM3689809v2, whole genome shotgun sequence, one region includes:
- the LOC137642021 gene encoding ATP-dependent RNA helicase glh-2-like, which produces MKGLQALFVCCLTVAAFAKDKENKGNTRFFGGFNPDFGGGLNQGFGGFNPGFGSGFGGGFGGINPGFGGGFGGGVSQTCRRWCRTPEGQAYCCESNNEPETLPFVKPGQCPPVRPQCPPVRSFAPPQTCSNDSKCGGVDKCCFDRCLEEHVCKPPVGSGGFGGFGFRR; this is translated from the exons ATGAAG GGACTACAGGCTTTATTCGTTTGCTGTCTGACGGTTGCGGCCTTTGCaaaggataaagaaaataaaggaaatacgAGATTCTTTGGAGGATTTAATCCAGATTTTGGAGGAGGCCTAAATCAAGGTTTCGGTGGTTTTAATCCTGGATTTGGAAGTGGCTTTGGAGGAGGTTTTGGAGGAATCAACCCAGGTTTTGGAGGGGGCTTTGGAGGAGGTGTATCTCAGACCTGTAGACGTTGGTGCCGAACTCCCGAGGGACAGGCCTACTGCTGCGAGAGCAACAACGAGCCTGAAACCCTTCCCTTCGTCAAGCCAGGTCAATGCCCTCCCGTAAGACCTCAGTGCCCACCCGTCAGGAGCTTTGCCCCTCCACAGACATGCTCCAATGACAGCAAGTGCGGAGGCGTCGACAAGTGCTGCTTCGACAGGTGTCTCGAGGAACACGTGTGCAAACCCCCTGTGGGATCTGGAGGCTTCGGTGGATTTGGTTTCCGAAGGTAA